The genomic segment AGGGCAACATGGCGCACATGCAGACACCATGCCATACTCCTTGGCGTACTATCATGGTGGTAGATGATGCCCGTAAGATTCTGGCTTCTCGCTTGATACTCAATCTCAATGAACCCTGCAAATATACCGATACATCTTGGATAAAGCCAGTAAAGTACATCGGGGTATGGTGGGAGATGATAGGTGGTGGCAAGCAATGGTCTTATACTAATGATCTTCCTTCTGTTCGTCTCGGTGTTACCGATTACAGCAAGTGCAAACCTCATGGGCAGCATCCTGCCAATACTCAGAATGTAAAGAAGTATATAGATTTTGCTGCTAAAAATGGATTCTCTCAAGTACTGGTAGAGGGCTGGAACATTGGTTGGGAAGACTGGTTTGGTCATAGCAAAGATTATGTCTTTGACTTTCAGACTCCTTATCCTGACTTCGACCTTAAAGGACTTAACGATTATGCTCATTCCAAGGGCATCCGTCTGATGATGCACCATGAGACTTCGGCTTCAGTTCGTAATTACGAGCGCCATCTTGAGGCAGCATACAACTTGATGAACAAATATGGATACAATTCTGTAAAGAGCGGTTATGTAGGCAACATCATCCCTCGTGGCGAGCATCATTACGGGCAGTGGCTCAATAATCATTACCTTTATTGTGTCACAGAAGCAGCCAAACACCACATCATGGTGAATGCGCACGAGGCTGTCCGTCCTACAGGTCTTTGTCGTACCTATCCTAACTTGATAGGCAATGAGTCGGCTCGTGGTACAGAGTATGAGTCTTTCGCAGGCAACAAGGCTTTCCATACCACTGTATTGCCTTTCACTCGTTTGCAAGGTGGTCCAATGGATTATACTCCTGGCATCTTGGAGGGTGACATGAACAAGATTGACCCTAATAAGCATCATCATATCAACTCTACATTGGCTCGCCAATTGGCTTTATACGTGACTATGTACAGTCCTCTCCAGATGGCAGCAGACATTCCTGAGAATTACGAGAAGTATGCAGATGCTTTCCAATTCATCAAGGATGTGGCTATCGACTGGGATGAGAGCCGTTACTTGGAGGCTGAGCCTGGTCAGTATATTACAGTTGCTCGTAAGGCTAAGGGCACAGGTAATTGGTTTGTTGGTTGTACTGTAGGTGAGACGGCTCACCTTTCCAACTTGAAACTTGATTTCCTTACCCCAGGCAAGAAGTATGTGGCAACCATCTATGCCGATGGCAAGGATGCAAGTTATAAGGCTAACCAACAGTCATACGTCATTACGAAGCGTGTGGTTACCAATAAATCTGTACTCAAGTTGAAGGCTGGTGCAGGTGGTGGTTATGCCATCAGTATTTTTGAGAAATAATGATGATGAGAAAGTTTTTTCTCTTGCGTTTGGGTTGCAAGTATGGCTTTTCTTTGGCTCTGCCATTCGTCTTTGCGATGATGAGCCATGCTGCAACCATCTCTTCACAA from the Segatella copri genome contains:
- a CDS encoding glycoside hydrolase family 97 protein, which gives rise to MMMLPAWLSAQTVKSPDGNLSVTFSLNDKGTPVYQVDYKGKTVINPSTLGIELAEENSLMDKFRINKTTTSTFDEKWQPVWGEEKEIRNHYNELFVEMEKPSNGRYMNLRFRVYNDGVGFRYEFPQQKYLPYFVVKAEHTQFAMTGDHKAWWIPGDYDTQEYDYTESKLSEIRGLFKDAVCSNASQTIFSPTGVQTSLQMKTKDGIYLNIHEAALVDYSCMHLNLDDKSLIFESQLTPDAQGNMAHMQTPCHTPWRTIMVVDDARKILASRLILNLNEPCKYTDTSWIKPVKYIGVWWEMIGGGKQWSYTNDLPSVRLGVTDYSKCKPHGQHPANTQNVKKYIDFAAKNGFSQVLVEGWNIGWEDWFGHSKDYVFDFQTPYPDFDLKGLNDYAHSKGIRLMMHHETSASVRNYERHLEAAYNLMNKYGYNSVKSGYVGNIIPRGEHHYGQWLNNHYLYCVTEAAKHHIMVNAHEAVRPTGLCRTYPNLIGNESARGTEYESFAGNKAFHTTVLPFTRLQGGPMDYTPGILEGDMNKIDPNKHHHINSTLARQLALYVTMYSPLQMAADIPENYEKYADAFQFIKDVAIDWDESRYLEAEPGQYITVARKAKGTGNWFVGCTVGETAHLSNLKLDFLTPGKKYVATIYADGKDASYKANQQSYVITKRVVTNKSVLKLKAGAGGGYAISIFEK